From a region of the Candidatus Binatia bacterium genome:
- a CDS encoding cupin domain-containing protein, which produces MPIEIIDTVKMAHHLKKRKVVLNTPRFHAWVHYYPNPGDKDDMHCHNADQTFYVIEGECTMHFPDGGKAVMTPGMAALITGGSFYQLENSGSRPMVMMGNRSGASEAIQHINYELRKDIKQLSPEETERIRHGGSIR; this is translated from the coding sequence ATGCCGATCGAAATCATCGACACCGTAAAAATGGCGCATCATTTAAAAAAGAGAAAGGTCGTGCTCAACACGCCGAGGTTCCACGCCTGGGTCCATTATTATCCCAATCCCGGAGACAAGGACGACATGCATTGCCACAATGCCGATCAGACTTTTTACGTGATCGAGGGCGAGTGCACGATGCATTTCCCCGACGGCGGCAAGGCCGTGATGACGCCGGGGATGGCGGCGTTGATCACCGGCGGCTCATTCTACCAGTTGGAGAACAGCGGCAGCAGACCGATGGTGATGATGGGCAATCGCTCCGGCGCAAGCGAAGCGATTCAGCACATCAACTACGAGCTGCGCAAGGACATCAAGCAGCTCTCGCCCGAGGAAACGGAGCGGATCCGACACGGCGGCAGCATCCGGTAA
- the lsrF gene encoding 3-hydroxy-5-phosphonooxypentane-2,4-dione thiolase, whose product MKNRLARIIKPEDGRAVMLAVDHGYFLGPTSGLEEPRKTIEPLLPHADSIMLTRGVLRTSVDPNANVPVVLRVSGGTSILKELSNEDITVSIEDAVRLNVSAMALSIFVGSEFEKQTLVSLAKLVDEGERHGIPVLAVTAVGKDMARDVRYLGLACRIAAELGAHVVKTYYCAEFEKLVESCPVPVIVAGGKKTPEREALELAHNSVRAGAVGVDMGRNIFQSDSPVGMIRAVRAIVHDKASVADAYKIYESTKGVKARRAAG is encoded by the coding sequence ATGAAAAACAGACTGGCAAGGATCATCAAGCCGGAGGACGGCCGGGCGGTGATGCTCGCCGTGGATCACGGCTATTTCTTGGGCCCGACGAGCGGACTCGAAGAGCCGCGCAAGACGATCGAGCCGCTTTTACCTCACGCGGATTCGATCATGCTCACGCGCGGCGTGCTCCGGACCTCCGTCGATCCGAACGCGAACGTCCCGGTGGTGCTGAGAGTTTCGGGCGGGACGAGCATCTTGAAAGAGCTTTCCAACGAGGACATTACGGTTTCGATCGAGGACGCCGTTCGGTTGAACGTCTCGGCGATGGCTTTGTCGATTTTCGTCGGATCGGAATTCGAGAAGCAGACGCTGGTGAGCCTCGCGAAGCTCGTCGACGAAGGTGAGAGGCACGGGATTCCGGTCTTGGCTGTCACCGCGGTGGGCAAAGATATGGCGCGCGACGTTCGTTATCTCGGTCTCGCCTGCCGCATCGCAGCCGAGCTCGGCGCCCACGTCGTCAAGACGTATTATTGCGCAGAGTTCGAAAAGCTGGTCGAAAGCTGCCCGGTCCCGGTGATCGTCGCCGGAGGCAAGAAGACTCCCGAGAGGGAAGCGTTGGAGCTGGCCCACAACTCCGTTCGGGCCGGCGCCGTGGGCGTGGATATGGGGCGAAATATTTTTCAGTCCGACAGCCCGGTCGGAATGATCCGCGCCGTGCGCGCCATCGTCCACGACAAAGCTTCCGTCGCCGACGCCTATAAGATCTACGAAAGCACGAAGGGTGTAAAAGCCAGAAGAGCGGCAGGATGA
- a CDS encoding zinc-dependent dehydrogenase, which produces MRARIPDHQGTSTKHDHEHDLMRVAMYYNNRDVRLEEMAVPSIGPGELLVRVRASGICGTDVMEWYRIQKAPLVLGHEIAGEVAAVGEGVKDYHTGDRVFVSHHVPCMSCRYCRAGHHSVCDTLRRTHFDPGGFAEYIRVPKINVELGTSRLPDEVSFEDGSFIEPLGCVVRAQRFARVGAGLSVLVVGSGISGLLHVQLARALGAALIVATDVNDFRLKAARELGADVVLHAAEDVPQKMRTANDGRLADVVIVCTGATPAVEQAFKSVERGGTILFFAPTAAGVNVPVPLYELWRDEITVTTSYAASPQDIAAAIELIRTRRVRVSEMITHRLSLAEAGLGFELVSSARDSIKVIIDPQRL; this is translated from the coding sequence ATGCGAGCCCGGATTCCTGATCATCAGGGCACGAGCACGAAACACGACCACGAACACGATCTCATGCGCGTCGCGATGTACTACAACAACCGGGACGTTCGCCTCGAAGAGATGGCGGTTCCCTCAATCGGTCCCGGCGAGCTCTTGGTGCGGGTCAGGGCAAGCGGCATCTGTGGCACGGACGTCATGGAATGGTACCGCATACAAAAAGCGCCGCTGGTGCTGGGCCATGAGATCGCCGGCGAGGTTGCGGCTGTCGGCGAAGGAGTGAAGGACTACCACACCGGCGACCGCGTTTTCGTCTCGCATCACGTTCCCTGCATGAGCTGCCGCTACTGCCGCGCCGGCCATCATTCGGTGTGCGACACCCTGCGCCGGACCCATTTCGACCCCGGCGGCTTTGCCGAGTACATCCGCGTGCCCAAGATCAACGTCGAGCTGGGAACCTCCCGCTTGCCCGACGAGGTCTCTTTCGAAGACGGCTCGTTCATTGAACCCCTGGGCTGCGTCGTGCGGGCGCAGAGATTTGCCCGGGTGGGCGCCGGTCTAAGCGTTCTCGTCGTCGGCAGCGGCATCTCCGGCCTGCTGCACGTGCAGTTGGCGCGCGCGCTCGGCGCGGCATTGATCGTCGCTACCGACGTCAACGATTTTCGCCTCAAGGCGGCGCGCGAGTTGGGTGCCGACGTTGTCCTTCATGCCGCCGAGGACGTGCCGCAAAAAATGCGCACAGCGAACGATGGACGATTGGCTGACGTGGTCATCGTCTGCACGGGAGCGACACCGGCGGTGGAGCAGGCGTTCAAGTCGGTCGAAAGAGGCGGGACGATTCTTTTCTTCGCGCCGACCGCGGCGGGCGTCAACGTGCCGGTCCCGCTTTACGAGTTGTGGCGCGATGAAATCACGGTCACGACGTCGTACGCGGCGAGTCCTCAGGATATTGCGGCGGCCATCGAGTTGATCCGCACCCGGCGCGTGCGCGTCAGCGAGATGATCACGCACCGGTTAAGTTTGGCGGAAGCGGGACTTGGCTTCGAACTGGTGTCGAGCGCGCGCGATTCTATCAAGGTGATCATCGATCCCCAGCGTCTTTAA
- a CDS encoding helix-turn-helix domain-containing protein, with protein sequence MNGEQTELKFLTLAEAATILQVSKRTILRMIQKKDVPALKVGGQWRLRESQLKKWAEEKEGLLAAFE encoded by the coding sequence ATGAACGGTGAGCAGACCGAACTCAAATTCCTGACCCTGGCCGAGGCTGCAACGATCCTGCAGGTGTCTAAACGGACTATTCTCAGGATGATCCAAAAGAAAGATGTCCCGGCGTTGAAAGTCGGCGGTCAGTGGCGGCTGCGAGAGAGCCAGTTGAAGAAATGGGCGGAGGAAAAAGAGGGCTTACTGGCGGCTTTCGAATAG
- a CDS encoding GAF domain-containing protein yields MGLSDRMAEALQESYQGLERKITERTRDLSALYAALAPLASADPTRLLQQIVERLKEATGADAALIRILDKETKSLRSPAHVGFSSAYLQSTQDLDEGSAVRAAFTSGEPIIAADISKDSRLKGKKQIEAGFRSCAFLPLKVSGELRGVVHLASGKAGHFSADKMDNLMAIARQMGVAMENRELLEETKRRAEQQEALVKSLSLLIGASQKLVARVDIDTLAQDILTTVVTSFGIRLAWIGSAESDGRVRPLYWAGDVAEYLRHVEIRWDDSPLGQGPAGRAIRTGRPVVMDVATDPGFEPWRKPALDHGYREVAAFPLMRGATPFGHLILYSSQNGFFTSERVELLQTYANIATGALESARLFEETKRQAQEKAALNTIATAVSQSLDVQQILNIAIEKVLEVTGRERGYIRLKDLVTGEVTLAAHKGISEEYANVLIHQRTPGGKTDQVFTTGKPVIINDPTAIPLKGETRREGQNVVAWIPVKARGEVIGILNVASARLVPFSTQEVELLQSIGNVIGVALENAWLYKESQQHHDIQKLLKEVSQDVTVLGLDRSLTKIADKVREMFKVDIADFRIIEAGAAKYIGRSGQWSELLVGSGKMRGRMKWILEHRTPLIIPDINVETNLPSGDSIRHLGLRGFLAVPLLSRSAEVIGVLRALTYLPRDFRPEQVDFLQQLANGVAIAIENARLFEETVQRAQEQAALSAIATATSQSLHIDEMLHLALDKVLEVTGREKGYIRLKDPLTGDVKLAAHRGISDKYVTLLQRRTPGGKSDQVFETGEPVIINAPEKALLREETRDEGNSSIAWIPLKAHGKVVGILNVSTAQSGFFTSREVDLLQAIGNVIGVAVENGWLYQESQRQEEIQKLLKELSQDITSLDIKSFFQKVTDKVREYFKVDISDIRLIEQGGILPPVGLSGADSKPLYKLGGLRGRAGWIVKNRRAAVISDTSKDTTIPAGDTTREIGIRGYLAVPLFARSGEVIGILRALTYKPREFSQSEVDLVQQLANGTAIALTNARLFEETERRAREQAALYGVTAAVSGSFDIEQILLKGLDAVLEATGMEGGYIQFLDGNPPKLVLRAHRGMSQTFIAKTRDEIRPGGKTQQIIATKQPLVLEDIAPDHGKFQGENITAAAWVPIVAKDKVIAVLAVSTKTKRHFPQAQLPLLVSIANALGVALENARLFQETERNLERIRALREIDQAISSTLDLRNVLDVLLEKIDLSLPYATATIRLFNKENGMLEPVACRNLDENEWKLEQWKPGRGIANVVFETKTPLIIPNAQADPRVLDAEFYRKHRLTSYVGVPLIVKEEALGVLGFYTKEEHDFTGEEVDFLATLAGQAAIAIHNSQLYENARLREKQLEETNRMLSALHAVAATASQSLDLDRVFQSAIGKITDIFGFDATHIHIYNERTDELALRASFESDPNRFVPVQSFQRGQGIVGEVAESGRSMIFEDVQTDPTYQKLSRSKTSGCAGYHLFAVFPIKGKLRNLGTLACTGIDPRKLTPGEIQLLEAVADQVAVAIENGQLYEQLRQKVEELMQANKVKDEFLSVMSHELRTPLNVVMGYAAMIKDEMLGVVNLEQKRALEKVISRSSDLLNMITSILYATSIEAKEVRVQNSEFGLSDLLDELKRIYDISLLKPIALDWDYAPGLPQVFLDRDKARVVLQKLIDNATKFTETGGVTVTARLSEGRKQNPENSRREAPLPEPANGWLFLEPPWLEVKVTDTGVGIAKDKLPVIFDKFRQADSSETRRYGGVGLGLYIAKHFTELLGGHIEVETEEGKGSIFTLKVPCPILPSSASSKSENIELTGHVSQIH; encoded by the coding sequence GTGGGTCTCTCCGACCGCATGGCCGAAGCCTTACAAGAATCTTATCAAGGCTTAGAGAGAAAAATTACCGAAAGAACGCGGGACCTTTCGGCCCTCTATGCGGCTCTGGCGCCTTTGGCGTCTGCGGATCCCACCCGCTTGCTTCAACAAATCGTGGAGCGGCTCAAAGAGGCAACGGGCGCCGACGCCGCGCTCATTCGTATTCTCGACAAAGAAACAAAATCTCTTCGTTCTCCGGCTCACGTCGGGTTTTCTTCCGCTTACTTGCAGTCGACGCAGGATCTCGACGAAGGCTCGGCCGTCCGCGCCGCCTTCACGTCGGGCGAGCCGATCATCGCGGCGGATATTTCAAAAGATTCGCGGCTGAAGGGTAAGAAGCAAATAGAGGCGGGATTTCGCTCGTGCGCTTTTCTGCCCCTGAAAGTATCCGGCGAGCTGCGCGGAGTCGTCCATCTTGCCAGTGGCAAGGCCGGGCACTTCAGCGCGGATAAGATGGACAACCTCATGGCGATCGCCCGTCAAATGGGCGTGGCCATGGAGAATCGCGAGCTGCTCGAGGAAACCAAGCGGCGCGCGGAACAGCAGGAGGCATTGGTCAAGTCGCTGAGCTTGCTCATCGGCGCGTCGCAGAAGCTGGTTGCGCGGGTCGATATCGACACGCTGGCTCAAGATATTTTGACAACCGTCGTGACCTCTTTCGGCATACGTTTGGCTTGGATCGGCAGCGCCGAATCCGACGGCCGAGTACGCCCGCTTTATTGGGCGGGAGACGTAGCGGAGTATCTGAGGCACGTCGAAATCCGCTGGGACGATTCCCCGCTTGGACAAGGACCCGCCGGACGCGCCATCCGGACCGGCCGGCCGGTTGTCATGGACGTTGCCACCGATCCTGGATTTGAGCCGTGGCGCAAGCCGGCTCTTGACCATGGCTATCGCGAGGTCGCCGCATTTCCTCTTATGCGCGGCGCCACGCCGTTCGGCCACCTGATTCTCTACAGCAGCCAAAACGGTTTTTTTACTTCCGAGCGAGTGGAATTGCTGCAAACCTACGCGAATATCGCCACCGGCGCCCTCGAGAGCGCCCGTCTCTTTGAAGAGACCAAGCGCCAGGCGCAGGAAAAAGCGGCTTTGAACACGATCGCCACGGCTGTGAGCCAGTCGCTCGACGTGCAACAGATCCTAAACATCGCCATCGAAAAAGTGCTGGAAGTTACCGGCCGCGAGCGGGGTTACATCCGACTTAAAGATCTGGTTACTGGCGAGGTCACGCTGGCGGCCCACAAGGGGATCTCCGAGGAGTACGCTAACGTTCTCATTCACCAAAGGACTCCGGGAGGCAAGACCGATCAGGTCTTTACAACCGGGAAGCCCGTGATCATCAACGATCCCACGGCGATACCGCTCAAAGGAGAGACGCGCCGCGAGGGGCAAAATGTCGTGGCTTGGATTCCTGTGAAGGCGCGCGGCGAAGTGATCGGGATTCTCAACGTCGCCTCGGCGCGGCTGGTCCCTTTCTCGACTCAGGAAGTGGAGCTGCTCCAATCGATCGGGAATGTTATTGGAGTAGCCCTGGAAAACGCCTGGCTCTATAAAGAGTCGCAGCAGCATCACGATATCCAAAAGCTTCTGAAGGAGGTGAGCCAGGACGTTACGGTTCTCGGTCTCGACCGCTCGCTCACGAAGATCGCAGATAAGGTTCGGGAGATGTTTAAAGTCGACATCGCCGATTTCCGGATTATCGAGGCAGGGGCCGCGAAGTACATCGGCCGGTCGGGGCAATGGTCCGAGCTTCTCGTGGGATCCGGTAAGATGAGAGGGCGGATGAAATGGATTTTAGAGCATCGAACTCCTCTCATCATTCCGGATATCAACGTAGAGACGAACCTTCCCAGCGGCGATTCTATCCGGCATCTCGGCCTCAGGGGTTTTCTCGCGGTGCCTCTCTTGTCGAGGAGCGCGGAGGTCATCGGCGTTCTCAGAGCGCTGACTTATTTGCCCCGAGACTTTAGGCCGGAACAGGTCGATTTTCTCCAGCAGTTGGCCAACGGGGTGGCCATTGCGATCGAGAATGCGCGCCTCTTCGAAGAGACCGTGCAGCGGGCGCAAGAGCAGGCAGCTCTTAGCGCGATCGCGACGGCGACCAGCCAATCACTTCACATCGACGAAATGCTCCATTTAGCGTTGGACAAGGTGTTGGAGGTCACAGGGCGTGAAAAGGGTTACATCAGGCTGAAGGATCCACTCACCGGCGACGTCAAGTTAGCAGCCCACCGGGGCATCTCCGATAAATACGTCACGCTTCTGCAACGCCGGACTCCGGGCGGTAAAAGCGATCAGGTTTTTGAAACGGGAGAACCGGTCATCATCAACGCTCCCGAAAAAGCGCTTCTCAGGGAGGAAACCCGTGATGAAGGCAACAGCTCCATCGCCTGGATTCCACTGAAGGCGCATGGGAAAGTCGTGGGGATCCTCAACGTCTCTACGGCTCAATCGGGTTTTTTCACCTCGCGTGAGGTGGATCTCTTGCAGGCCATCGGAAACGTGATCGGAGTCGCGGTTGAAAACGGCTGGCTTTACCAGGAATCCCAGCGGCAGGAGGAGATTCAAAAACTCCTGAAGGAATTGAGCCAGGACATCACCTCTCTCGACATCAAATCTTTTTTTCAAAAGGTCACGGACAAAGTCCGCGAATACTTCAAGGTCGATATCTCGGACATCCGGCTGATCGAGCAGGGCGGGATTCTGCCGCCGGTCGGCTTGTCGGGTGCAGATTCCAAGCCTCTGTACAAATTGGGCGGACTGAGGGGACGAGCCGGATGGATCGTCAAAAATCGGCGCGCCGCGGTTATTTCGGATACCTCGAAAGACACGACTATTCCGGCCGGCGATACGACGCGTGAGATCGGTATCCGCGGCTATCTCGCCGTGCCGCTGTTCGCGCGGAGCGGCGAGGTCATCGGCATTCTCAGGGCGCTCACTTATAAACCGCGCGAGTTCAGCCAGTCCGAAGTCGATCTCGTCCAGCAGTTGGCCAACGGCACCGCGATCGCACTCACCAATGCCCGCCTCTTCGAGGAGACCGAGCGCCGGGCGCGCGAGCAGGCGGCTCTCTATGGCGTGACCGCGGCGGTCAGCGGCTCTTTCGATATCGAACAGATTCTTCTCAAGGGTCTCGATGCGGTCCTCGAAGCGACCGGCATGGAAGGGGGATACATCCAGTTTCTTGATGGAAACCCTCCGAAGCTCGTCCTTAGAGCGCATCGCGGGATGTCCCAGACCTTCATCGCGAAGACTCGCGATGAAATTCGTCCGGGCGGCAAGACGCAGCAGATTATCGCGACGAAACAGCCCCTGGTGCTGGAAGATATCGCTCCCGATCACGGAAAATTTCAGGGCGAGAACATCACCGCCGCCGCGTGGGTGCCGATCGTGGCGAAAGACAAAGTGATCGCGGTTCTCGCCGTCAGCACCAAGACCAAACGCCATTTTCCCCAGGCCCAGCTCCCGCTCCTGGTCTCGATCGCCAACGCCCTCGGCGTGGCGCTGGAGAACGCCCGGCTGTTTCAGGAGACCGAGCGCAACCTCGAGCGCATCCGCGCGCTCCGAGAGATCGACCAAGCCATTTCCTCGACCCTGGACCTGCGCAACGTCCTCGATGTTTTGCTCGAGAAGATCGATCTCTCCCTTCCCTACGCGACGGCTACCATCAGGCTGTTTAACAAAGAGAACGGCATGTTGGAGCCGGTCGCCTGCCGGAATCTGGACGAAAACGAATGGAAGCTCGAGCAATGGAAACCGGGCCGCGGCATCGCCAATGTCGTGTTCGAGACCAAGACCCCTTTGATCATCCCGAACGCGCAGGCCGACCCGCGCGTGCTCGACGCCGAGTTTTACCGCAAGCACAGGCTCACCTCCTATGTCGGCGTTCCGTTGATCGTGAAAGAGGAGGCGCTTGGGGTGCTTGGGTTTTACACCAAGGAGGAGCACGACTTCACCGGCGAGGAAGTCGATTTTCTCGCCACCCTGGCGGGTCAGGCGGCGATCGCCATTCACAATTCGCAGCTCTACGAGAATGCCCGCCTTAGAGAAAAGCAACTGGAGGAAACCAACCGGATGCTTTCGGCGCTCCATGCGGTGGCGGCGACGGCGAGCCAATCGCTGGATCTGGATCGGGTCTTTCAATCGGCCATCGGGAAGATCACCGACATTTTCGGCTTCGACGCCACCCATATTCATATCTACAACGAGCGCACGGACGAGCTGGCGTTAAGAGCCAGTTTCGAGAGCGATCCGAATCGTTTCGTCCCGGTCCAGTCCTTCCAGAGGGGCCAAGGCATTGTCGGCGAGGTGGCGGAATCGGGCCGATCTATGATCTTTGAAGACGTTCAGACCGATCCCACATACCAAAAGCTCAGCCGCAGCAAGACCTCGGGCTGTGCCGGCTATCATCTTTTCGCGGTCTTCCCGATCAAGGGCAAGCTGAGAAACTTGGGCACTCTGGCATGCACCGGCATAGACCCGCGAAAATTGACTCCGGGCGAAATCCAACTCCTCGAGGCGGTCGCGGACCAAGTCGCCGTGGCGATCGAAAACGGCCAGCTTTACGAGCAGCTCCGACAGAAGGTCGAAGAGCTGATGCAGGCGAACAAAGTCAAAGACGAATTCTTGAGCGTCATGTCGCATGAGCTGAGGACGCCGCTGAACGTGGTCATGGGCTACGCGGCGATGATCAAGGACGAGATGCTGGGGGTCGTCAATCTGGAGCAGAAGCGGGCGTTGGAGAAAGTCATCAGCCGCTCGAGCGATCTTTTGAACATGATCACAAGCATTCTCTACGCCACCAGCATTGAGGCCAAAGAGGTCCGGGTGCAAAACAGCGAGTTCGGCTTGAGCGATCTGCTCGACGAGCTCAAGAGAATCTACGACATCTCTCTGCTCAAGCCGATTGCGCTCGACTGGGATTACGCTCCCGGCTTGCCTCAGGTGTTTTTGGATCGCGACAAAGCGCGGGTCGTACTGCAGAAACTCATCGACAATGCGACCAAATTCACCGAGACCGGCGGCGTCACCGTCACCGCGCGCCTGAGCGAGGGCCGGAAGCAGAATCCGGAAAACAGTCGGCGCGAGGCGCCGCTTCCCGAACCTGCCAACGGCTGGTTGTTCTTGGAGCCGCCGTGGCTGGAAGTGAAGGTGACCGATACCGGGGTGGGAATAGCCAAGGACAAGCTCCCCGTTATCTTCGACAAGTTCCGCCAGGCCGACAGCTCGGAGACCCGGCGTTATGGCGGCGTCGGCCTGGGACTTTATATCGCCAAGCACTTCACCGAATTGCTGGGCGGTCATATCGAAGTCGAGACGGAGGAAGGAAAAGGATCGATTTTTACACTCAAGGTACCGTGCCCGATCTTGCCGTCGTCGGCGAGTTCAAAGAGCGAAAATATCGAATTGACCGGCCATGTGTCCCAGATTCACTAA
- a CDS encoding PAS domain S-box protein gives MRQKLVQLTLGNIAGRLWSLLPSGGSLPDEVWRNRHRFLVGLTWFHAVIIALLGLILSENWEVSLSAIYHEDTLLHAVSEGLLVGGFAFLGSRLKASRALRAALVGLGLISSSAILVHLFGGYIELHFHFFVMLTFLALYQDWFPFGLSILYVAVHHGVVGVLWPTEVYNHPAAIESPWTWAGIHAFFVLWASVGSVIAWRLNEAAIARTKLILNSAGEGIFGVDADGKAIFVNPAAEKMLGYQMTDLNGRSMHDVLRHARADETPCAGEECPVCAVLKDATVHQASEEVFRSKDGTGFPVDYVSTPIIEGGELRGAVVTFRDVSQRQQAERAQRESELRFRQMAENIKQVFWITDTLTNAWLYVSPAYGEIWGRSAEALGPMAQSWLGAIHPEDLERVLAAVRTKQVTGSYDEEYRIVRPDGSIRWIRDRAFPVRNDSGRNYRVAGIAEDITERKRAEEDAERNLERLRALRDIDHAISSSLDLRTVLAVLMEKIDLVLPYAVVTVRLFNKASGLLEPVACRNLDENEWKEAQWRGGRGISNVVFEGKAPLIIRDTLADARVVDGEFYRKHSLISYVGVPLTVKEDTLGVLGFYTKEEHDFTGEEVEFLMTLAGQAAVAIHNSQIYEEMAQLAVDLASSNKVKDEFLSVMSHELRTPLNVVMGYAAMIKDKLLGEVSPEQSHVLDKLMSRMRSQLDMVNGILQATQIQAHNVTIDQEEVSVANLLNELQLAYRAALDKPVKLIWDYSPDLPAIQSDGKKLKQILANLVDNAIKFTDEGRVTVSARVKEGDKAVELRVEDTGRGIPAEALPIIFEKFRQADSSETRLHGGIGLGLYIAKNFAELLGGAIKVETAVGKGSVFTVTIPCSEHSSKTYPPGDKSTASGHAREFGPVSF, from the coding sequence ATGCGGCAAAAACTCGTACAGTTAACGCTCGGCAACATCGCGGGTCGCCTCTGGTCGCTCCTGCCCTCGGGCGGCTCCCTGCCCGACGAGGTCTGGCGCAACCGGCACCGCTTTCTCGTCGGGCTCACGTGGTTCCATGCGGTCATCATCGCTCTTCTGGGGCTGATATTGAGCGAAAACTGGGAAGTGAGCCTGAGCGCGATTTACCATGAAGACACCCTGCTCCACGCGGTTTCCGAAGGATTGCTGGTCGGCGGGTTTGCGTTCTTGGGCAGCAGGCTCAAAGCCAGTCGCGCCTTGCGCGCCGCGCTCGTGGGCTTGGGACTGATCAGTTCCTCCGCCATTCTCGTGCATCTTTTTGGCGGCTACATCGAGCTTCATTTCCACTTCTTTGTCATGCTCACCTTTCTCGCGCTCTACCAGGATTGGTTCCCCTTCGGACTATCGATCTTGTACGTCGCGGTGCATCACGGCGTGGTGGGCGTCCTGTGGCCCACGGAAGTCTACAATCATCCCGCGGCGATCGAATCTCCCTGGACGTGGGCCGGCATCCACGCTTTCTTCGTGCTCTGGGCTTCCGTCGGAAGCGTGATCGCCTGGCGTCTGAACGAGGCGGCGATCGCCCGCACCAAACTCATTTTGAACTCGGCCGGCGAAGGCATCTTCGGCGTCGACGCCGACGGCAAAGCTATTTTCGTGAATCCGGCGGCGGAGAAGATGCTCGGCTATCAGATGACGGATCTGAACGGCCGGAGCATGCACGACGTTCTGCGCCATGCGCGAGCGGATGAGACGCCATGCGCCGGTGAAGAATGCCCCGTATGCGCCGTGTTGAAGGACGCGACCGTCCACCAGGCAAGCGAGGAAGTGTTCCGGAGTAAGGACGGCACGGGCTTCCCCGTGGATTACGTGAGCACACCCATCATCGAAGGCGGGGAATTGCGCGGCGCCGTCGTGACTTTTCGAGACGTGAGCCAGCGCCAGCAAGCGGAGAGGGCGCAGAGAGAAAGCGAGCTCCGATTTCGCCAGATGGCTGAGAACATCAAGCAGGTTTTTTGGATAACCGATACGCTGACTAACGCGTGGCTCTACGTCAGTCCCGCCTACGGTGAAATATGGGGGCGCAGCGCCGAAGCGCTCGGCCCGATGGCCCAGTCCTGGCTTGGCGCGATCCACCCGGAAGATCTCGAGCGGGTGCTCGCCGCCGTACGAACGAAGCAGGTCACGGGAAGCTACGACGAGGAGTACCGGATCGTGCGGCCCGACGGATCGATCCGTTGGATTCGCGACCGTGCCTTTCCGGTAAGAAACGACTCGGGCAGGAACTATCGCGTCGCGGGCATCGCCGAGGACATCACCGAGCGCAAGCGCGCGGAAGAGGACGCGGAGCGCAATTTGGAGCGCTTGCGGGCGCTCAGGGATATCGATCATGCCATTTCTTCGAGTCTGGATCTCCGGACGGTCCTCGCCGTGCTGATGGAGAAGATCGATCTCGTTCTGCCTTATGCCGTCGTTACCGTGAGGCTTTTCAATAAGGCGAGCGGCCTGCTCGAGCCCGTCGCCTGCCGAAACCTGGACGAAAACGAATGGAAAGAAGCTCAGTGGAGAGGCGGGCGGGGCATCAGCAACGTCGTGTTCGAGGGCAAGGCGCCGCTCATCATCCGGGACACCCTGGCCGACGCTCGAGTCGTGGACGGTGAATTTTACCGCAAGCATAGCCTGATTTCATACGTCGGGGTTCCATTGACCGTCAAAGAAGACACTCTAGGCGTGCTCGGCTTCTACACCAAAGAGGAGCACGATTTTACCGGCGAGGAAGTCGAGTTTCTCATGACGCTCGCCGGCCAGGCGGCCGTCGCGATCCATAATTCCCAGATCTACGAGGAGATGGCGCAATTGGCGGTCGACTTGGCGAGCTCCAACAAGGTGAAGGACGAATTCTTGAGCGTGATGTCGCATGAGCTGAGAACGCCGCTGAACGTGGTGATGGGCTATGCAGCGATGATCAAAGACAAGCTGCTCGGCGAGGTGAGTCCGGAGCAGAGCCATGTCCTGGATAAGTTGATGAGCCGGATGCGCTCCCAACTGGATATGGTCAACGGCATCCTGCAGGCGACCCAGATCCAGGCGCACAATGTCACGATCGATCAAGAAGAGGTGAGCGTGGCCAATCTTTTAAACGAGCTTCAATTGGCTTACAGGGCTGCCCTGGACAAGCCGGTCAAGCTCATCTGGGACTATTCCCCGGATTTGCCTGCGATCCAGAGCGACGGCAAGAAGTTGAAGCAGATTCTGGCGAACCTGGTGGATAACGCCATCAAGTTCACCGACGAAGGCCGCGTCACCGTCTCTGCCAGAGTAAAGGAAGGCGACAAGGCTGTGGAGTTGCGGGTCGAGGACACCGGCCGCGGGATTCCGGCCGAAGCGCTGCCCATTATTTTCGAAAAATTTCGCCAGGCGGATAGCTCGGAGACGCGCCTCCACGGCGGGATCGGTCTGGGACTCTACATCGCCAAGAACTTCGCCGAGCTTCTCGGCGGCGCGATCAAAGTCGAGACCGCGGTGGGGAAGGGGTCGGTCTTTACCGTGACGATCCCGTGCTCGGAGCATTCGTCGAAAACATATCCTCCGGGAGACAAATCGACGGCGAGCGGTCACGCCCGGGAGTTCGGGCCGGTGTCGTTTTAG